In a single window of the Raphanus sativus cultivar WK10039 chromosome 9, ASM80110v3, whole genome shotgun sequence genome:
- the LOC108825803 gene encoding 60S ribosomal protein L9-1 has protein sequence MKTILSSETMDIPDGVGVKVNAKVIEVEGPRGKLVRDFKHLNLDFQLIKDAETGKRKLKIDSWFGSRKSSASIRTALSHVDNLITGVTRGFRYKMRFVYAHFPINASIGGDSKSIEIRNFLGEKKVRKVEMLDGVTIVRSEKVKDEIVLDGNDIELVSRSCALINQKCHVKKKDIRKFLDGIYASEKSKIVEEE, from the exons ATGAAGACGATCCTTTCTTCCGAGACGATGGACATTCCAGACGGCGTTGGCGTCAAGGTCAATGCCAAGGTGATCGAAGTGGAAGGACCAAGAGGCAAGCTCGTTCGCGACTTCAAGCATCTCAACCTCGATTTCCAGCTCATCAAGGACGCAGAGACCGGCAAAAGGAAGCTCAAGATCGACTCGTGGTTCGGTTCGCGCAAATCGAGCGCCTCCATTAGAACCGCTCTTAGCCACGTGGATAACCTCATAACCGGTGTTACGAGAGGTTTCCGGTACAAGATGAGGTTCGTGTATGCTCATTTTCCCATTAACGCTTCCATCGGGGGTGATAGCAAGTCCATCGAGATCCGTAACTTCCTTGGCGAGAAGAAG GTGAGGAAGGTAGAGATGTTGGATGGTGTAACCATTGTTCGGTCGGAGAAAGTTAAGGATGAGATTGTTCTTGATGGTAATGACATTGAGCTTGTCTCAAGGTCATGCGCTCTTATCAACCAG AAATGTCACGTGAAGAAAAAGGATATCAGGAAGTTCCTTGATGGTATCTATGCTAGCGAAAAGAGCAAGATCGTTGAAGAGGAATAG
- the LOC108827298 gene encoding probable inorganic phosphate transporter 1-3: MAEEQLGVLKALDVAKTQLYHFTAIVIAGMGFFTDAYDLFCVSLVTKLLGRIYYFNPLSEKPGSLPPHVAAAVNGVALCGTLAGQLFFGWLGDKLGRKKVYGVTLIMMILCSVASGLSFGNKAKGVMTTLCFFRFWLGFGIGGDYPLSATIMSEYANKKTRGAFIAAVFAMQGIGILAGGFVGLAVSSIFDKKFPSPIYAVDRALSTPPQADYIWRIIVMFGALPAALTYYWRMKMPETARYTALVAKNLKQATQDMSKVLQVELEMEEREEDILKDPRLNYGLFSKEFLRRHGLPLLGCTTTWFLLDIAFYSQNLFQKDIFSAIGWIPKASTMNAVHEVFKIARAQTLIALCSTVPGYWFTVAFIDIMGRFAIQLMGFFMMTVFMFAIAFPYDHWIKPDNRIGFVVMYSLTFFFANFGPNATTFIVPAEIFPARLRSTCHGISAATGKAGAIVGAFGFLYAAQPQDKTKTDAGYPPGIGVKNSLIMLGVINFVGMLFTFLVPEPKGKSLEELSGETEAEK; encoded by the exons ATGGCTGAAGAACAACTAGGAGTGCTCAAGGCACTCGATGTTGCGAAGACGCAACTTTATCATTTCACGGCAATTGTCATCGCTGGGATGGGCTTCTTTACGGATGCATACGATCTGTTTTGCGTCTCTTTGGTGACCAAGCTCCTTGGCCGCATCTACTACTTCAATCCGTTGTCAGAGAAGCCTGGATCACTTCCTCCTCATGTTGCGGCCGCTGTCAATGGTGTGGCGCTTTGTGGAACCCTTGCTGGTCAGCTCTTCTTCGGATGGCTTGGCGACAAGCTCGGAAGGAAAAAAGTCTACGGTGTCACTTTAATCATGATGATTTTGTGCTCTGTCGCTTCCGGTCTCTCCTTCGGAAACAAAGCCAAGGGTGTCATGACCACCCTCTGCTTCTTCAG GTTTTGGCTGGGATTCGGTATTGGAGGTGACTACCCTCTTTCTGCCACCATCATGTCTGAATACGCAAACAAGAAGACCCGTGGTGCTTTCATCGCCGCCGTGTTTGCTATGCAAGGTATCGGGATCTTGGCTGGAGGTTTTGTTGGTTTAGCAGTATCTTCCATATTCGACAAGAAGTTTCCATCACCGATCTACGCAGTCGACAGAGCTCTCTCAACGCCTCCACAAGCTGATTACATTTGGAGAATCATTGTCATGTTTGGTGCTCTACCCGCAGCCTTGACTTACTACTGGCGTATGAAGATGCCCGAAACTGCTCGTTACACCGCTTTAGTGGCCAAGAACCTCAAACAGGCGACACAAGATATGTCAAAGGTCTTACAAGTGGAGCTTGAAATGGAGGAGAGGGAGGAAGATATCCTTAAGGACCCCAGACTTAACTATGGTTTGTTCTCCAAAGAATTCCTTAGACGACATGGTCTTCCCCTGCTCGGATGTACAACCACTTGGTTCTTGCTTGACATTGCATTTTACAGCCAAAACTTGTTTCAAAAGGATATCTTCTCGGCTATCGGATGGATCCCAAAGGCATCCACCATGAACGCCGTCCATGAGGTTTTCAAGATTGCGAGGGCTCAAACTCTCATCGCGCTCTGCAGTACTGTCCCTGGTTACTGGTTCACCGTTGCGTTTATTGATATCATGGGAAGATTTGCTATCCAACTGATGGGATTCTTCATGATGACAGTCTTTATGTTTGCAATCGCCTTCCCGTATGACCATTGGATCAAACCCGACAATCGTATCGGATTCGTGGTTATGTACTCTCTAACTTTCTTCTTCGCCAATTTTGGACCAAACGCAACCACCTTCATTGTACCCGCTGAGATCTTTCCGGCTAGGCTAAGGTCCACATGCCATGGAATATCAGCTGCAACAGGTAAGGCTGGAGCCATCGTGGGAGCTTTTGGGTTCCTATACGCAGCTCAGCCACAAGACAAGACCAAGACGGACGCAGGATATCCACCGGGCATTGGAGTCAAGAACTCATTGATCATGCTTGGTGTCATCAACTTTGTCGGTATGCTCTTCACTTTCCTTGTCCCTGAGCCCAAAGGAAAATCCCTCGAAGAACTCTCCGGTGAGACTGAGGCAGAGAAATGA
- the LOC108826328 gene encoding probable inorganic phosphate transporter 1-3 encodes MAEQQLGVLKALDVAKTQLYHFTAIVIAGMGFFTDAYDLFCVSLVTKLLGRLYYFNPLSEKPGSLPPHVAAAVNGVALCGTLAGQLFFGWLGDKLGRKKVYGITLIMMIVCSVASGLSFGNEAKGVMTTLCFFRFWLGFGIGGDYPLSATIMSEYANKKTRGAFIAAVFAMQGVGILAGGFVALAVSSIFDNKFPAPTYAVDRALSTPPQADYIWRIIVMFGALPAALTYYWRMKMPETARYTALVAKNIKQATQDMSKVLQVQLEVEERAEDIVQDPRLNYGLFSKEFAKRHGLPLLGCTSTWFLLDIAFYSQNLFQKDIFSAIGWIPKAATMNAIHEVFMIARAQTLIALCSTVPGYWFTVAFIDIMGRFAIQLMGFFMMTVFMFAIAFPYDHWIKPDNRIGFVVMYSLTFFFANFGPNATTFIVPAEIFPARLRSTCHGISAATGKAGAIVGAFGFLYAAQPQDKTKTDAGYPPGIGVKNSLIMLGVINFVGMLFTFLVPEPKGKSLEELSGETETEK; translated from the exons ATGGCTGAACAACAACTAGGAGTACTGAAGGCACTCGATGTTGCGAAAACGCAACTTTACCATTTCACGGCAATTGTCATCGCTGGAATGGGCTTCTTTACCGATGCATACGATCTGTTTTGCGTCTCTTTGGTGACCAAGCTTCTTGGCCGCCTCTACTACTTCAATCCATTGTCAGAAAAGCCTGGCTCACTTCCCCCTCATGTTGCGGCGGCGGTCAACGGTGTGGCCCTTTGTGGAACCCTTGCTGGTCAGCTTTTCTTTGGATGGCTAGGTGACAAGCTTGGAAGGAAAAAGGTGTATGGTATCACTTTGATCATGATGATAGTGTGCTCCGTGGCTTCTGGTCTATCTTTTGGTAACGAAGCCAAGGGTGTCATGACCACCCTTTGCTTCTTTAG GTTTTGGCTGGGTTTTGGTATTGGAGGTGATTACCCTCTTTCTGCTACCATTATGTCTGAATATGCTAACAAGAAGACACGTGGTGCTTTCATCGCGGCCGTGTTTGCCATGCAAGGTGTTGGTATCTTAGCCGGAGGTTTCGTGGCACTTGCTGTCTCCTCCATTTTCGACAATAAATTCCCAGCTCCGACCTATGCAGTCGACAGGGCTCTTTCAACGCCTCCACAAGCTGACTATATTTGGAGAATCATCGTCATGTTTGGTGCTCTACCCGCAGCCTTGACTTACTACTGGCGTATGAAGATGCCCGAAACTGCTCGTTACACCGCCTTGGTGGCAAAGAACATCAAACAGGCCACACAAGACATGTCCAAGGTCTTACAAGTACAGCTTGAAGTGGAGGAAAGAGCAGAGGATATTGTTCAAGACCCTAGACTTAACTATGGCTTGTTCTCTAAGGAATTTGCCAAACGTCATGGTCTTCCCCTCCTTGGATGTACCTCCACTTGGTTCTTGCTAGACATTGCATTTTACAGCCAAAacttgtttcaaaaagatatctTTTCGGCTATTGGATGGATCCCAAAGGCAGCAACCATGAACGCAATCCACGAGGTTTTCATGATTGCTAGGGCACAAACACTCATTGCCCTTTGCAGTACCGTCCCCGGCTATTGGTTCACGGTTGCATTTATTGATATCATGGGAAGGTTTGCGATACAACTAATGGGTTTCTTCATGATGACCGTCTTTATGTTTGCAATTGCTTTCCCATACGACCACTGGATCAAACCGGACAATCGTATTGGTTTTGTGGTTATGTACTCCCTCACTTTTTTCTTTGCTAACTTTGGACCAAATGCAACAACTTTCATTGTCCCAGCTGAGATCTTCCCGGCCAGGCTAAGGTCGACATGCCATGGAATATCAGCCGCGACAGGTAAGGCTGGAGCCATCGTGGGAGCTTTCGGGTTCTTATACGCAGCTCAGCCCCAGGACAAGACCAAGACGGATGCAGGATATCCACCGGGCATCGGAGTCAAGAACTCTCTGATCATGCTTGGTGTCATTAACTTTGTCGGTatgctcttcaccttccttGTCCCTGAACCCAAGGGTAAGTCACTTGAAGAGCTCTCTGGTGAGACTGAGACTGAGAAATGA
- the LOC108826070 gene encoding probable inorganic phosphate transporter 1-6 codes for MANKEQGSVLKALDNKKATWFHVTTVIISGMGFFTDSYDLFVISLVTKLLGRIYYHNPGSSSPGSLPDGISAAVSGVAFAGTFIGQIFFGCLGDKLGRKRVYGLTLVIMTLCSICSGLSFGSDPKTVMFTLCFFRFWLGFGIGGDYPLSATIMSEYANKRTRGAFVAAVFAMQGFGILAAGCVSLIVSAIFDHKFPSPAYMVDPSASTVPQADYVWRIILMLGAVPALLTYYWRAKMPETARYTALVAKNTEQAASDMSKVLDVDIEAASAEHDLARVSSDEFGLFSKKFLQRHGLHLLGTATTWFLLDIAFYSQNLFQKDIFTTIGWLPSAKTMNAIQELYKIAKAQTLIALCGTVPGYWVTVFLIDWMGRFKIQVVGFSMMTVFLTCLAIPYHHWTLPNNQIGFIILYTLTFFFCNFGPNATTFIVPAEIFPARLRSTCHGISAASGKAGAMVGSFGFAALVKAVGMRVTLLIMAGISFVGLLFTFLVPEPKGKSLEELSGEAQPEKI; via the coding sequence ATGGCGAACAAAGAGCAAGGCAGCGTCTTGAAAGCTCTTGACAATAAAAAGGCTACATGGTTCCACGTGACGACGGTTATAATCTCCGGTATGGGTTTCTTTACGGACTCATACGATCTCTTTGTGATATCTCTCGTCACGAAGCTCCTCGGCCGGATCTACTACCACAACCCTGGCTCCTCCTCTCCGGGAAGCCTCCCTGACGGCATCTCTGCTGCCGTGAGCGGTGTTGCCTTCGCCGGAACGTTTATCGGACAGATATTCTTCGGGTGTCTCGGTGACAAGCTCGGCCGTAAGAGAGTCTACGGCCTGACTCTCGTGATCATGACCTTATGCTCGATTTGCTCTGGTCTTTCCTTTGGCAGCGATCCCAAAACCGTCATGTTCACGCTCTGCTTCTTTCGCTTCTGGCTTGGGTTTGGCATCGGTGGTGACTACCCTCTCTCGGCTACCATCATGTCCGAGTACGCCAACAAACGTACACGTGGCGCGTTCGTAGCGGCTGTTTTCGCCATGCAAGGGTTTGGGATCTTGGCCGCGGGGTGTGTTTCGTTAATCGTGTCTGCCATATTCGACCATAAGTTTCCGTCTCCAGCCTATATGGTCGACCCGTCCGCCTCGACCGTCCCGCAGGCAGATTACGTGTGGAGGATCATTCTCATGTTGGGCGCTGTACCGGCTCTCTTGACTTACTACTGGCGTGCAAAGATGCCTGAGACGGCTCGTTACACTGCTCTAGTCGCTAAGAACACGGAGCAAGCGGCTTCGGATATGTCCAAGGTTCTCGATGTAGACATTGAAGCAGCTTCCGCGGAGCATGACCTGGCTAGGGTTTCTTCAGACGAGTTTGGCTTGTTCTCCAAGAAATTCCTCCAACGTCACGGACTTCACCTACTAGGAACAGCCACCACGTGGTTCCTCTTGGACATTGCTTTCTACAGCCAAAACCTCTTCCAGAAAGACATCTTCACAACCATTGGTTGGTTACCCTCGGCGAAAACAATGAACGCAATCCAAGAGCTGTACAAGATCGCTAAGGCACAAACCCTAATTGCTCTTTGCGGCACCGTTCCTGGTTACTGGGTGACCGTATTTTTAATCGACTGGATGGGACGGTTCAAGATTCAGGTTGTTGGATTCTCCATGATGACGGTTTTCTTGACTTGTCTAGCCATACCATACCACCATTGGACCTTACCGAATAACCAAATCGGTTTCATAATTCTCTACACTCTCACGTTTTTCTTCTGCAATTTCGGACCTAACGCAACTACTTTCATTGTCCCGGCTGAGATTTTTCCAGCGAGGCTCAGGTCTACTTGTCATGGTATCTCTGCGGCTTCCGGTAAAGCCGGTGCAATGGTTGGCTCTTTTGGTTTTGCTGCTTTGGTGAAGGCTGTGGGGATGAGGGTAACCTTACTGATCATGGCGGGAATCAGTTTTGTTGGCTTGTTGTTCACGTTTCTTGTTCCGGAGCCTAAAGGAAAATCGCTTGAGGAGCTTTCCGGCGAAGCTCAACCGGAGAAAATCTAG
- the LOC108828327 gene encoding malate dehydrogenase 1, cytoplasmic, translating to MDLSFIMTNKSNLSPSSRLQALLSATLTTPLRSSSGDILTNRSQMAKDPVRVLVTGAAGQIGYALVPMIARGIMLGADQPVILHMLDIPPAAEALNGVKMELIDAAFPLLKGVVATTDAVEGCTGVNVAVMVGGFPRKEGMERKDVMSKNVSIYKSQAAALEKHAAPNCKVLVVANPANTNALILKEFAPSIPEKNITCLTRLDHNRALGQVSERLNVPVSDVKNVIIWGNHSSSQYPDVNHASVKTSSGEKPVRELVKDDEWLNGEFITTVQQRGAAIIKARKLSSALSAASSACDHIRDWVLGTPEGTFVSMGVYSDGSYNVPSGLIYSFPVTCRNGEWSIVQGLPIDEVSRKKMDLTAEELKEEKDLAYSCLS from the exons ATGGATCTGAGCTTCATCATGACTAATAAATCAAACCTCAGCCCATCTTCACGCCTTCAAGCTCTTCTCTCTGCTACACTAACGACCCCTCTTCGTTCTTCCTCCGGCGATATTCTCACAAATCGATCACAGATGGCGAAGGATCCAGTTCGTGTTCTCGTCACTGGAGCTGCAG GACAAATCGGATACGCTCTTGTACCTATGATCGCAAGAGGAATCATGCTCGGGGCAGATCAGCCAGTGATCCTCCACATGCTTGATATCCCTCCTGCTGCTGAAGCTTTGAACGGTGTCAAAATGGAGTTGATCGATGCTGCTTTCCCTCTTCTCAAAG GTGTGGTGGCTACCACTGACGCCGTGGAAGGGTGTACTGGTGTGAACGTTGCAGTTATGGTTGGTGGTTTCCCGAGGAAGGAAGGAATGGAGAGGAAGGATGTCATGTCCAAGAACGTTTCCATTTACAAGTCCCAAGCTGCTGCTTTGGAGAAGCACGCCGCACCTAACTGcaag gttttGGTTGTTGCAAACCCTGCAAACACCAACGCGTTGATCCTTAAGGAATTCGCACCGTCCATCCCCGAGAAGAACATCACTTGCTTGACGAGGCTTGACCACAACAGGGCCTTGGGACAGGTCTCTGAGAGGTTAAACGTGCCAGTCTCTGATGTCAAGAACGTGATTATCTGGGGAAACCACTCGTCGAGCCAGTACCCTGATGTGAACCACGCTAGCGTCAAGACTTCTTCTGGGGAGAAGCCAGTGCGTGAGCTTGTCAAGGACGACGAgtg GTTGAATGGAGAGTTCATCACAACCGTTCAACAACGTGGAGCTGCTATTATCAAGGCCAGGAAGCTATCTAGTGCACTCTCTGCAGCTAGCTCAGCTTGTGACCATATCCGTGATTGGGTCCTTGGAACTCCCGAG GGCACATTTGTTTCAATGGGTGTGTACTCAGACGGATCATACAACGTTCCATCTGGACTTATCTATTCTTTCCCTGTAACCTGCCGTAACGGAGAGTGGTCTATTGTCCAAG GTTTACCGATCGATGAAGTGTCGAGGAAGAAGATGGATTTGACAGCAGAGGAGTTGAAGGAAGAGAAGGACCTTGCTTACTCATGCCTCTCTTAG